Proteins encoded together in one Chelonoidis abingdonii isolate Lonesome George chromosome 1, CheloAbing_2.0, whole genome shotgun sequence window:
- the FBXO7 gene encoding F-box only protein 7 isoform X1, whose product MKLRVRMHKRTAPLEMQGAEPTLGELRAHLCQALLPTWGYSSDTQFSITLNNKDALTGDHETLASYGIVSGDMICLLLDETNAAPILPPSLSSPPPPPLQNNHELSTLTTSHGQANRPEKERQKGPCEDHKAQTDAQKSDDMAGSSLEFASGLVPDDIDLEEGTGSYPSEPMLCSEAVDGEVPHSLETLYHSAECTNANDALIVLVHLLMMETGYVPQGTEAKAVSMPEKWRSGGVYKLQYTHPLCEDGSAALTCVPLGDLIVINATLKINNEIKSVKKLQLLPTSFIRFQESEENVGEVYKDLQKLSRLFKDQLVYPLLAAARQALNLPDVFGLVVLPLELKLRIFRLLDIRSLLSLSAVCRDLYTASNDQLLWRFMYLRDFRDQISRPRDTDWKELYKKKLKHKKENLRWRHMMFLPPPPHPIPFHPNPFYPNPFPPNPFSPNSIYPPMIIGGEYDERPTLPYVGDPINSLIPGPGEAPGQFPPFRPHYDPIGSLPGPNPTLPGRAGPNDRFPARPSRGRPIDIRRSFI is encoded by the exons ATGAAACTCCGAGTCCGGATGCATAAGCGAACGGCCCCGCTCGAGATGCAGGGGGCGGAGCCAACGCTGGGGGAGCTGCGCGCGCACctgtgccaggccctgctgcccaCTTGGGGCTACAG TTCTGATACCCAGTTTTCAATAACATTGAACAACAAAGATGCCCTCACTGGAGACCATGAGACCTTGGCTTCATATGGGATAGTTTCTGGAGATATGATATGTTTGTTACTGGACGAGACCAATGCAGCACCCATATTACCCCCATCCTTAtcttcacctcctcctcccccactccagaaTAATCACGAACTGTCCACCTTGACCACCAGCCACGGTCAGGCCAACCGTCCAGAAAAAGAAAGGCAGAAAGGGCCATGTGAAGACCATAAAGCTCAGACTGATGCTCAGAAGAGTGATGATATG GCAGGATCCAGCCTAGAGTTTGCTTCTGGGCTAGTCCCAGATGACATTGATCTGGAGGAGGGTACAGGTTCTTATCCTTCTGAGCCAATGCTGTGCAGTGAAGCTGTGGATGGGGAAGTGCCACACTCCTTGGAGACCCTCTACCATTCTGCTGAATGTACCAATGCCAACGATGCCTTGATAGTTCTGGTACATCTTCTCATGATGGAGACAGGTTATGTACCACAG GGGACTGAAGCAAAGGCAGTATCTATGCCTGAGAAATGGAGAAGTGGAGGCGTTTATAAACTGCAGTACACTCATCCCCTCTGTGAAGATGGCTCTGCTGCTCTGACCTGTGTGCCTTTGGGAGATCTTATTGTCATTAATG CAACATTAAAAATCAACAACGAGATTAAAAGTGTGAAGAAACTGCAGCTGTTGCCAACATCCTTCATTCGCTTTCAGGAATCAG AAGAAAATGTTGGAGAGGTATACAAAGATCTTCAGAAACTATCCCGCCTCTTTAAAGACCAGTTGGTGTACCCTCTTCTGGCTGCTGCCCGACAAG CTCTGAACCTGCCAGATGTGTTTGGCTTGGTAGTCCTTCCTCTAGAACTGAAGCTACGGATTTTCCGACTTCTGGACATCCGCTCACTCCTCTCTCTGTCTGCTGTCTGCCGGGACCTCTACACAGCTTCCAATGACCAGCTTTTATGGAGATTTATGTACCTGCGGGACTTCCGAG ATCAAATTTCTCGGCCTCGTGACACAGACTGGAAAGAG CTGTACAAGAAGAAACTAAAGCACAAGAAGGAAAACCTGAGATGGAGGCACATGATgttcctgcccccacctcctcaTCCCATTCCATTTCATCCCAACCCATTCTATCCAaaccccttccctcccaaccCGTTCTCTCCTAACTCCATCTACCCCCCAATGATCATTGGTGGAGAATATGATGAGAGACCAACTCTTCCATATGTTGGAGACCCAATTAACTCGCTCATTCCTGGCCCAGGGGAGGCACCAGGCCAGTTTCCTCCATTCAGACCACATTATGATCCGATTGGCTCTCTGCCAGGGCCAAATCCAACGCTGCCAGGACGAGCTGGTCCTAATGACAGATTTCCTGCCAGACCCAGCCGAGGCCGCCCAATTGACATCCGCCGTTCATTCATCTGA
- the FBXO7 gene encoding F-box only protein 7 isoform X2, giving the protein MICLLLDETNAAPILPPSLSSPPPPPLQNNHELSTLTTSHGQANRPEKERQKGPCEDHKAQTDAQKSDDMAGSSLEFASGLVPDDIDLEEGTGSYPSEPMLCSEAVDGEVPHSLETLYHSAECTNANDALIVLVHLLMMETGYVPQGTEAKAVSMPEKWRSGGVYKLQYTHPLCEDGSAALTCVPLGDLIVINATLKINNEIKSVKKLQLLPTSFIRFQESEENVGEVYKDLQKLSRLFKDQLVYPLLAAARQALNLPDVFGLVVLPLELKLRIFRLLDIRSLLSLSAVCRDLYTASNDQLLWRFMYLRDFRDQISRPRDTDWKELYKKKLKHKKENLRWRHMMFLPPPPHPIPFHPNPFYPNPFPPNPFSPNSIYPPMIIGGEYDERPTLPYVGDPINSLIPGPGEAPGQFPPFRPHYDPIGSLPGPNPTLPGRAGPNDRFPARPSRGRPIDIRRSFI; this is encoded by the exons ATGATATGTTTGTTACTGGACGAGACCAATGCAGCACCCATATTACCCCCATCCTTAtcttcacctcctcctcccccactccagaaTAATCACGAACTGTCCACCTTGACCACCAGCCACGGTCAGGCCAACCGTCCAGAAAAAGAAAGGCAGAAAGGGCCATGTGAAGACCATAAAGCTCAGACTGATGCTCAGAAGAGTGATGATATG GCAGGATCCAGCCTAGAGTTTGCTTCTGGGCTAGTCCCAGATGACATTGATCTGGAGGAGGGTACAGGTTCTTATCCTTCTGAGCCAATGCTGTGCAGTGAAGCTGTGGATGGGGAAGTGCCACACTCCTTGGAGACCCTCTACCATTCTGCTGAATGTACCAATGCCAACGATGCCTTGATAGTTCTGGTACATCTTCTCATGATGGAGACAGGTTATGTACCACAG GGGACTGAAGCAAAGGCAGTATCTATGCCTGAGAAATGGAGAAGTGGAGGCGTTTATAAACTGCAGTACACTCATCCCCTCTGTGAAGATGGCTCTGCTGCTCTGACCTGTGTGCCTTTGGGAGATCTTATTGTCATTAATG CAACATTAAAAATCAACAACGAGATTAAAAGTGTGAAGAAACTGCAGCTGTTGCCAACATCCTTCATTCGCTTTCAGGAATCAG AAGAAAATGTTGGAGAGGTATACAAAGATCTTCAGAAACTATCCCGCCTCTTTAAAGACCAGTTGGTGTACCCTCTTCTGGCTGCTGCCCGACAAG CTCTGAACCTGCCAGATGTGTTTGGCTTGGTAGTCCTTCCTCTAGAACTGAAGCTACGGATTTTCCGACTTCTGGACATCCGCTCACTCCTCTCTCTGTCTGCTGTCTGCCGGGACCTCTACACAGCTTCCAATGACCAGCTTTTATGGAGATTTATGTACCTGCGGGACTTCCGAG ATCAAATTTCTCGGCCTCGTGACACAGACTGGAAAGAG CTGTACAAGAAGAAACTAAAGCACAAGAAGGAAAACCTGAGATGGAGGCACATGATgttcctgcccccacctcctcaTCCCATTCCATTTCATCCCAACCCATTCTATCCAaaccccttccctcccaaccCGTTCTCTCCTAACTCCATCTACCCCCCAATGATCATTGGTGGAGAATATGATGAGAGACCAACTCTTCCATATGTTGGAGACCCAATTAACTCGCTCATTCCTGGCCCAGGGGAGGCACCAGGCCAGTTTCCTCCATTCAGACCACATTATGATCCGATTGGCTCTCTGCCAGGGCCAAATCCAACGCTGCCAGGACGAGCTGGTCCTAATGACAGATTTCCTGCCAGACCCAGCCGAGGCCGCCCAATTGACATCCGCCGTTCATTCATCTGA